From the Halorhabdus utahensis DSM 12940 genome, one window contains:
- a CDS encoding GMC family oxidoreductase, translating into MSADRTPSDGVDVCVIGAGPAGALIAHRLAAGGHEVTVLEAGPRFDPEQRIEQMEDALRPAHGRPDIWGMGGERDAFTSSGDRHYPLNHTRVKGVGGSTLHWQGMVMRLHERDFAVASRDGVAADWPIAYDDLRPYYAEAEAALGVAGASDNPFEPPREQPHPMPAFDPSHSDSIFAEACEALGITTHSVPNARNSEGYDGRSACVGYGTCQPVCPSGAKYDATSHVEKAEKAGARVIDRVPVQRLEHDDAGERVTAAVYATPDGETHRQEAREFVLAAGGVETPRLLLLSESPQYPDGLANSSGLVGRYFHEHLFAGTSGVIDRETRQHHVGFNTTESHQFYDEPAAGTDRGIPAADAGADDLGPIKLEFRNYGGPSPVGVALSDGGWGDGLRERISDTYGSHLTVGALVEQTPRRENYVGLDPSRTDDHGNPVPEIHWGLDDRTRRTLRRANAIQETILAELDAEITWQIGPENTGPAFHHMGTTRMGTDPDGSVVDARGQTHDLANLWLAGSSVFPTGGAMNPTLTIAALALRTVDHLESVL; encoded by the coding sequence GTGAGCGCCGATCGCACGCCGAGCGACGGGGTTGACGTCTGCGTGATCGGGGCAGGACCGGCCGGCGCGCTGATCGCCCATCGACTGGCCGCCGGTGGCCACGAAGTGACCGTTTTGGAGGCTGGCCCGCGATTCGACCCCGAGCAGCGAATCGAACAGATGGAGGACGCCCTGCGCCCGGCCCACGGCCGGCCCGATATCTGGGGGATGGGCGGGGAGCGCGACGCCTTCACGTCGAGTGGCGATCGACACTATCCACTCAACCACACCCGCGTGAAAGGGGTCGGCGGGTCGACACTGCACTGGCAGGGGATGGTGATGCGGCTCCACGAACGCGACTTCGCGGTCGCGTCGCGGGACGGTGTCGCCGCCGACTGGCCGATCGCGTACGACGACCTCCGGCCCTATTACGCCGAGGCCGAGGCGGCGCTAGGGGTGGCCGGCGCGAGCGACAACCCCTTCGAACCCCCGCGCGAGCAGCCCCATCCGATGCCGGCGTTCGACCCCTCTCACAGCGACTCGATCTTCGCCGAGGCCTGTGAGGCCCTGGGAATTACCACTCACTCGGTACCCAACGCCCGCAATTCCGAGGGCTACGACGGCCGGTCGGCCTGTGTGGGCTATGGCACCTGCCAGCCCGTCTGTCCCTCCGGCGCGAAGTACGACGCCACCAGCCACGTCGAGAAGGCCGAGAAAGCGGGCGCGCGAGTGATCGACCGGGTCCCCGTCCAGCGCCTCGAACACGACGACGCGGGCGAGCGGGTCACGGCAGCTGTCTATGCCACGCCCGATGGCGAGACGCACCGCCAGGAGGCGCGGGAGTTCGTCCTCGCGGCCGGCGGCGTCGAGACGCCCCGACTCCTCCTGCTGTCGGAGTCACCGCAGTACCCCGACGGCCTGGCGAATTCGAGCGGGCTCGTCGGGCGGTACTTCCACGAGCACCTGTTTGCGGGCACGAGCGGCGTGATCGACCGGGAGACCCGCCAGCACCACGTCGGGTTCAACACCACCGAATCCCACCAGTTCTACGACGAGCCGGCGGCCGGAACGGACCGGGGAATCCCTGCGGCTGACGCCGGCGCGGACGATCTCGGGCCGATCAAACTCGAATTCCGCAACTACGGCGGCCCCTCACCCGTTGGAGTTGCACTGTCCGACGGCGGGTGGGGTGATGGACTACGGGAGCGGATCAGTGACACGTATGGCAGCCACCTCACAGTGGGAGCCCTTGTCGAGCAGACGCCGCGCAGAGAGAACTACGTCGGCCTCGACCCCTCGCGGACCGACGACCACGGCAATCCCGTCCCGGAGATCCACTGGGGGCTCGACGATCGCACCCGGCGGACGCTCCGGCGAGCCAACGCGATCCAGGAAACGATCCTTGCGGAACTCGACGCGGAGATCACCTGGCAGATCGGCCCCGAGAATACCGGGCCGGCGTTCCATCACATGGGCACGACGCGGATGGGAACCGATCCGGACGGGAGCGTCGTCGACGCCCGAGGGCAAACTCACGACCTCGCGAACCTCTGGCTCGCGGGATCGAGCGTCTTCCCGACCGGCGGCGCGATGAACCCGACGCTAACCATCGCCGCGCTCGCGTTGCGGACTGTCGACCACCTCGAGAGTGTGCTGTGA
- the heR gene encoding heliorhodopsin HeR has protein sequence MAKTNTSDWNLRRFNAAMAVVHFLQGALMVYLSSSREWTVTAVYQEFDTTTETLSPVMKSIGTIELAYLAAGFLFISAIAHALISTVLYDRYVAYLEQGMNPYRWYEYAVSASLMIVLIAMLAGVWDLGTLIALFGLVAVMNLCGLLMERHNRLTEETDWSAFVVGSLAGIVPWIAIAVTIIGTFTFGEGSPPDFVIVIYVSLFVLFNLFAINMLLQYRGIWKWKDYRFGEVGYIVLSLVAKSLLAWQVYFGALNSPV, from the coding sequence ATGGCCAAGACAAACACCAGCGATTGGAATCTCCGACGGTTCAACGCGGCGATGGCCGTGGTGCACTTCCTGCAAGGCGCACTGATGGTGTATCTGAGTTCCTCCCGGGAGTGGACGGTCACGGCCGTCTACCAGGAGTTCGATACGACTACCGAGACCCTCTCGCCCGTCATGAAATCGATCGGGACGATCGAACTGGCGTACCTGGCCGCCGGGTTCCTGTTCATCTCCGCGATCGCACACGCATTGATTTCGACGGTACTGTACGATCGGTACGTCGCCTATCTGGAGCAGGGGATGAACCCCTACAGATGGTACGAGTACGCCGTCAGCGCGTCGCTGATGATCGTCCTGATCGCGATGCTCGCCGGGGTCTGGGACCTGGGCACGCTGATCGCGCTGTTCGGCCTGGTCGCCGTGATGAACCTCTGTGGCCTCCTCATGGAACGGCACAACCGCCTGACCGAGGAGACCGACTGGAGCGCCTTCGTCGTCGGTTCGCTGGCCGGGATCGTCCCCTGGATCGCGATTGCCGTCACCATCATCGGCACCTTCACTTTCGGCGAGGGGAGCCCGCCGGACTTCGTGATCGTGATCTACGTCTCACTCTTTGTCCTGTTCAACCTCTTTGCGATCAACATGCTGTTGCAGTACCGGGGCATCTGGAAGTGGAAGGACTACCGCTTCGGCGAAGTCGGCTACATCGTGTTGAGTCTCGTGGCCAAGTCACTGCTGGCCTGGCAGGTGTACTTCGGCGCGCTGAACTCGCCGGTGTAG
- a CDS encoding sensor histidine kinase — MSDAGTSIDVLLIEDNPGDARLVEHHLNESHVADIVGDVTLEHEETLAEGLRAIEAGRHDILFLDLGLPESTGLATLGAVQDEDPRVPIVVLTGLDDRETAVTAIQRGAQDYLLKDDLDADDLARSLRYAVERHRQEAQLRLQNERLEEFTSVVSHDLRNPLNVAHARVNILRDEADNDHLETASRALDRMEALIEDLLTLAQQGRAIDDLSTVRLDVVAEDCRENVDTSDADVIVDTDATVRADGSRLQELLGNLLRNSIEHGGAAVTITLGDLADGFYVADDGPGISADDREQVFEMGYSTSEGGTGFGLMIVEGIAEAHGWDVRVTESEAGGARFEITSVDVH; from the coding sequence ATGTCCGACGCAGGCACATCGATCGACGTCCTGTTGATCGAGGACAATCCCGGCGACGCCCGCCTCGTCGAGCACCATCTCAACGAATCCCACGTGGCCGACATCGTCGGCGACGTCACCCTCGAACACGAGGAGACGCTCGCCGAGGGGCTCCGGGCGATCGAAGCCGGCCGACACGACATTCTGTTTCTCGATCTAGGGTTGCCCGAGAGTACCGGGCTGGCGACGCTTGGGGCCGTCCAGGACGAGGACCCCCGCGTTCCGATCGTCGTGCTCACCGGCCTGGACGATCGGGAGACCGCCGTCACGGCGATCCAACGCGGGGCCCAGGACTACCTGCTGAAGGACGACCTCGACGCGGACGATCTCGCCCGGTCGCTGCGCTACGCGGTCGAGCGACACCGGCAGGAAGCCCAGCTTCGCCTCCAGAACGAGCGTTTAGAGGAGTTCACCAGCGTCGTCTCCCACGACCTGCGAAACCCGCTCAACGTCGCCCACGCCCGGGTGAACATCCTGCGGGACGAGGCCGACAACGACCACCTCGAGACCGCCTCGCGGGCGCTCGATCGGATGGAGGCCCTAATCGAGGACCTCCTGACGCTGGCCCAGCAGGGCCGGGCCATCGACGACCTGTCGACCGTCCGCCTCGACGTCGTCGCCGAGGACTGCAGGGAGAACGTCGACACGTCGGACGCGGACGTGATCGTCGACACTGACGCGACCGTCCGTGCCGACGGGAGTCGCCTGCAGGAACTCCTCGGCAACCTCCTCAGAAACTCGATCGAGCACGGCGGGGCAGCCGTGACGATCACGCTCGGCGACCTCGCCGACGGGTTCTACGTGGCGGACGACGGCCCCGGCATCTCCGCTGACGACCGCGAGCAGGTGTTCGAGATGGGGTACTCGACCTCCGAGGGTGGGACGGGGTTCGGTCTCATGATCGTCGAGGGGATCGCCGAAGCCCACGGCTGGGACGTCCGCGTGACCGAAAGCGAGGCCGGCGGGGCGCGGTTCGAGATCACCAGCGTCGACGTGCACTGA
- a CDS encoding helix-turn-helix transcriptional regulator codes for MTKRQHGGGVSHTGQQLPTIAPMRDLAETAVVVCLLLSSVAFTGVHAAPAGVTVEDFAYSGPGSVPLEDGLFLWQSSSHEFTVTVSTTVTVEADVCLVASLSGVADRRNLTCKAVSLRRGVTERTSLSVSSWPVDVHGVQSVGVVFSTENGSTISSTSSVTVTVLQANASLDNDSLTDEREVALGTDPTVADTDGDGLDDGREVEIHDTAPTNPDTDGDGLVDGSEVTVYGTDPTDPDTDDDGLADVDELLADTSPTTPDTDGDGLTDGMELDTYGTDPTVADTDGDGLDDDLECAEYLTDPTNSDSDDDGLGDALEIRTYDTDPRGADTDGDGLDDGVEVGAYGTDPTVADTDGDGLDDGAEINRFGTDPTVADTDDDGLDDGAEVTRFNTDPTSADTEGDGLDDGAEVNRFGTDPTSADTDGDGEGDAAEVSTGIFGLSWVPVEGLLVVGLTLAGGILVLSARSSFAIPFDHRRTDTSPEDDSPDHTKQGLDPGGSHASDRDVDASSERDLDASADPLEEAPGGADPSKDETEAGDGLAETDTDDESAPAMEGREDATRGDSTTGADSAGPVEEHAEETASVPPAFLSNTERVLALLRDNDGQMRQSAIVDATDWSKSKVSRVLSEMDEEGQVVKVDIGRSNLIVHPENLPDGAKPPFEE; via the coding sequence GTGACGAAGCGCCAACACGGCGGTGGTGTCTCCCACACAGGACAGCAGCTCCCGACGATCGCACCCATGCGTGATCTGGCCGAGACTGCCGTTGTCGTTTGCCTTCTCCTGTCTAGCGTGGCGTTTACCGGTGTTCACGCCGCACCTGCTGGAGTGACAGTCGAGGACTTCGCGTACTCAGGGCCCGGAAGCGTTCCACTCGAGGACGGGTTGTTCCTGTGGCAATCCTCGTCCCACGAATTCACGGTGACGGTCTCGACGACGGTGACCGTCGAGGCCGACGTGTGTCTGGTTGCCTCGTTGTCCGGGGTTGCTGACCGGCGGAACCTGACCTGCAAAGCAGTATCGTTACGGCGCGGCGTCACCGAACGGACGTCGTTATCGGTCAGTTCCTGGCCCGTCGACGTACACGGGGTGCAGTCGGTTGGCGTCGTCTTCAGCACCGAAAACGGGTCGACGATATCGTCCACTTCGTCCGTGACGGTTACCGTGTTGCAGGCGAACGCGTCGCTCGACAATGACAGCCTGACCGACGAGCGAGAGGTCGCCCTCGGGACCGATCCGACCGTCGCGGACACGGACGGCGACGGACTCGACGACGGACGGGAGGTCGAAATCCACGATACCGCCCCCACGAACCCGGATACAGACGGTGACGGGCTGGTTGACGGTTCAGAGGTGACCGTCTACGGCACTGATCCCACCGATCCCGATACTGACGACGACGGATTGGCCGACGTGGACGAACTGCTGGCGGACACGAGTCCGACGACCCCCGACACCGACGGTGACGGACTGACAGACGGCATGGAACTCGACACGTACGGGACCGATCCGACCGTCGCGGACACGGACGGCGACGGCCTCGACGACGATCTCGAATGCGCCGAATACCTGACGGACCCGACAAACTCGGACTCCGACGACGACGGCCTCGGGGATGCACTCGAGATCCGCACGTACGACACCGACCCGAGAGGGGCCGACACGGACGGCGACGGTCTCGACGACGGCGTCGAAGTCGGTGCGTACGGCACTGACCCGACTGTAGCCGACACGGACGGCGACGGCCTCGATGACGGTGCGGAAATCAACCGTTTCGGGACCGACCCGACCGTCGCGGACACGGACGACGACGGCCTCGACGACGGTGCGGAAGTCACTCGTTTCAACACTGACCCCACGAGTGCCGACACGGAGGGGGATGGGCTCGACGACGGTGCGGAAGTCAACCGTTTCGGCACCGACCCAACGAGCGCTGATACGGACGGCGACGGCGAGGGTGATGCCGCCGAGGTGTCTACCGGCATCTTCGGCCTGTCGTGGGTACCGGTCGAGGGCCTGCTGGTTGTCGGGCTGACGCTCGCCGGTGGGATTCTGGTACTGTCCGCCCGGTCTTCGTTCGCCATCCCCTTCGATCATCGACGAACCGATACGTCCCCGGAAGACGACAGTCCCGATCACACGAAACAGGGGCTGGATCCGGGTGGATCTCACGCGAGCGATAGAGACGTGGATGCATCCTCGGAGAGAGATCTGGACGCGAGTGCGGATCCCCTGGAGGAGGCCCCAGGGGGTGCGGATCCATCGAAGGACGAGACGGAGGCGGGTGATGGGCTGGCAGAAACCGACACGGACGATGAGAGTGCTCCGGCGATGGAGGGTCGCGAAGACGCCACGCGGGGGGATTCAACAACTGGGGCGGACAGTGCTGGCCCGGTCGAGGAACACGCCGAGGAGACGGCGTCGGTACCGCCGGCGTTTCTCTCGAACACGGAGCGGGTGCTGGCGTTGCTTCGGGACAACGACGGGCAGATGCGACAGTCCGCGATCGTCGACGCGACGGACTGGTCGAAATCGAAGGTGAGCCGCGTCCTCTCGGAGATGGACGAGGAGGGCCAGGTCGTGAAGGTGGACATCGGGCGGAGCAACCTCATCGTCCATCCCGAGAACCTGCCGGACGGTGCCAAACCACCGTTCGAGGAGTGA
- a CDS encoding dolichyl-phosphate hexose transferase, translating into MSDEEASGDGTYTFADVSVVMGTYNEAEAVGTVLKDIKRVTDGQAEVVCVDSSSDGTAEVAREHGARVIEQEPQGYGVAVQTAITTPDRPVIVTTDCDDTYPMERLPDFLDAINDGYDVVSGDRLSSGAETMPAFNRFGNHAFAWLASALVGERLHDTTTGMRAYRREVIEAIEWTENTGLSAELLLRPVVRGYRVTEIPIDYRERIGETTLSPLSGGAAIAKSILKVSLAERADDRSVERAKRPNRAAD; encoded by the coding sequence ATGAGCGATGAGGAAGCCAGCGGGGACGGCACGTACACGTTCGCGGACGTCAGCGTCGTGATGGGGACGTACAACGAGGCCGAGGCGGTCGGGACCGTGCTCAAAGACATCAAGCGGGTGACCGACGGCCAGGCCGAAGTGGTCTGTGTCGACAGTTCCAGCGACGGGACGGCCGAAGTCGCTCGCGAGCACGGCGCGCGCGTGATCGAACAGGAGCCACAGGGCTACGGCGTGGCAGTACAGACGGCGATCACGACGCCCGACCGGCCGGTGATCGTCACGACCGACTGCGACGATACCTACCCGATGGAACGCCTCCCGGACTTTCTGGACGCGATCAACGACGGCTACGACGTGGTCAGCGGCGACCGCCTCTCGAGTGGTGCCGAGACGATGCCGGCGTTCAATCGGTTCGGAAACCACGCCTTCGCGTGGCTTGCGAGTGCGCTGGTCGGCGAGCGCCTCCACGACACGACCACCGGGATGCGGGCCTACCGTCGCGAAGTGATCGAAGCCATCGAGTGGACGGAAAACACCGGGCTATCGGCCGAGCTGCTCCTTCGACCGGTCGTGCGCGGCTATCGCGTCACGGAGATCCCGATCGATTACCGCGAGCGGATCGGCGAGACGACGCTGTCCCCGCTCTCGGGCGGGGCCGCCATCGCGAAGTCGATCCTGAAAGTCTCCCTGGCGGAGCGCGCCGACGATCGGAGCGTGGAACGGGCCAAACGGCCCAACCGGGCGGCGGATTGA
- a CDS encoding sensor histidine kinase — protein MNSARTDDENRVVPDDPDLLLQLTEYTDDSLWMFSPDWKEVIFANSRYEDIFGEPLSTLEDDPRSFLEAVHPDDRDSVVAAMEELSGGEPADLEFRVDPADNYETWVWVQAQPVYDDSGEIAALAGYTRDITRRKEYQRELEHHREALEKSNESLREFAYIASHDLQEPLRMVSSYVDLLEREYGDQFDDEAEEYMEFAVNGAKRMKRMINSLLEYSRVHTQAEEFDEVDAAEVFESARQDLELLIADHSAEITVGDLPTASADRDQLGQVFQNLLKNSIEHAGEDGTPQIDVTVTDRPEAYEFAVADNGPGIPADEQDDVFDIFRQGANAEAGNTGIGLAITRRIVQRHGGEIWIESEPGEGAAFKFTIPKGLNVAESEGVDHE, from the coding sequence ATGAACAGTGCTCGAACTGACGACGAGAATCGTGTGGTGCCGGACGATCCGGATCTCCTCTTGCAGCTGACGGAGTATACGGACGACTCGTTGTGGATGTTCTCGCCGGACTGGAAGGAGGTGATCTTCGCCAATTCGCGGTACGAGGACATCTTTGGCGAACCGCTTTCGACACTCGAGGACGACCCGAGGAGTTTCCTCGAAGCCGTCCATCCTGACGACCGCGACAGTGTCGTTGCTGCGATGGAAGAGTTGTCCGGTGGCGAACCCGCCGATCTGGAGTTTCGGGTCGACCCGGCGGACAACTACGAAACCTGGGTGTGGGTGCAGGCACAGCCGGTGTATGACGACTCGGGGGAGATAGCTGCCCTCGCCGGGTACACCCGTGACATCACGCGCCGGAAGGAATACCAGCGGGAACTCGAACACCACCGGGAGGCCCTGGAGAAATCTAACGAGAGCCTCCGGGAGTTTGCCTACATCGCTTCCCACGACCTTCAGGAACCACTTCGAATGGTGTCGAGCTACGTCGACCTGCTCGAACGGGAATACGGCGACCAGTTCGACGACGAGGCCGAGGAGTACATGGAATTCGCCGTCAACGGCGCAAAGCGGATGAAGCGGATGATCAACTCGCTGCTGGAGTACTCCCGCGTCCACACCCAGGCCGAGGAGTTCGACGAGGTCGACGCCGCCGAGGTGTTCGAAAGCGCCCGCCAGGACCTGGAGCTGCTGATCGCCGACCACAGTGCCGAGATCACGGTCGGGGATCTGCCGACCGCCAGCGCCGACCGCGATCAGCTCGGCCAGGTCTTCCAGAACCTCCTCAAGAATTCGATCGAACACGCCGGCGAAGACGGAACGCCACAGATCGACGTGACGGTCACCGACCGCCCGGAGGCCTACGAGTTCGCCGTCGCGGACAACGGGCCGGGGATCCCGGCCGACGAACAGGACGACGTCTTCGATATCTTCAGGCAAGGGGCGAACGCCGAGGCCGGCAACACCGGGATCGGGCTGGCGATCACCCGCCGGATCGTGCAACGCCACGGCGGCGAGATCTGGATCGAATCGGAGCCCGGCGAGGGCGCGGCGTTCAAATTCACCATCCCCAAGGGACTGAACGTCGCCGAATCGGAGGGTGTCGACCATGAGTGA
- a CDS encoding response regulator, with translation MSETGQPVEILLAEDNPGDAKLTQKAFEEGNILNNLHIVENGVEAMDFLKQRGDYEDKARPDLVLLDLNMPKKDGWDVLEEINDDPELRRIPVIVLTSSEAESDIVKSYELQANAYLSKPVDYSGFMDVVRSLEEFWLSVVKMPPK, from the coding sequence ATGAGTGAGACCGGCCAACCGGTCGAGATCCTCCTCGCCGAGGACAACCCGGGTGACGCCAAACTCACGCAAAAGGCCTTCGAGGAGGGGAACATCCTCAACAACCTGCACATCGTCGAAAACGGTGTCGAGGCGATGGACTTCCTCAAACAGCGAGGCGACTACGAGGACAAGGCCCGGCCCGACCTCGTCCTCCTGGACCTCAACATGCCGAAAAAAGATGGCTGGGACGTCCTCGAAGAGATCAACGATGACCCGGAACTGCGCCGGATCCCCGTGATCGTGCTCACGAGTTCCGAAGCCGAGTCGGACATCGTGAAATCCTACGAGCTTCAGGCCAACGCCTATCTGAGCAAACCCGTCGATTACTCGGGGTTCATGGACGTCGTCCGGAGTCTCGAGGAGTTCTGGCTGTCAGTCGTCAAGATGCCCCCGAAGTGA
- a CDS encoding carboxypeptidase regulatory-like domain-containing protein produces MNDKLKALTLSVVVLFSVISGGAGFVAAQSNAGNAAGNVSVTDYSVGNTTVDVGESVSVTATVENVGSSAANATVAFIVDNQTAETRNVSVGANATTNTTFQTSFGTPGPHTVAVNDLAPTTITVQTPPPQNGTITGTVVDDDTGLPIENATVAVGGPDVSATTDANGTYTLSGLLPGPYNVVASAEEYKPTFTTAVVRPDNTTTLDLELDELVEQTSNEAELLLDGAPNGLQSYNVTINIADEASGTHDQLRAHLLPPDTVQVLERTNTTLSFRVADLGETIGSFEEQRKLTSFEFTGPVEADELSLEIHGLVDDNGDPINQSRLSLELDLLFENPLPGAAADDPPLDPDDDGLFEDIDGDGEVDFTDAISLAFVDYDALSAEQQAALDFDGDGEVTFADAIELAFQV; encoded by the coding sequence ATGAACGACAAACTCAAGGCCCTTACATTGTCAGTGGTAGTGCTTTTCAGTGTCATCAGCGGCGGAGCTGGTTTCGTCGCGGCCCAGAGCAATGCCGGGAACGCCGCCGGCAACGTCTCGGTGACGGATTATAGCGTCGGGAACACGACCGTCGACGTCGGAGAGTCGGTAAGCGTCACGGCGACAGTCGAAAACGTCGGGTCGAGTGCGGCCAACGCGACGGTCGCGTTTATCGTCGACAACCAGACTGCCGAGACCCGCAACGTCTCGGTGGGTGCCAATGCGACGACGAACACGACCTTCCAGACGAGTTTCGGGACGCCCGGTCCCCACACCGTCGCGGTCAATGACCTCGCACCGACGACGATCACCGTCCAGACGCCACCACCCCAAAACGGGACGATCACCGGGACGGTAGTCGACGACGACACGGGCTTGCCGATCGAGAACGCGACCGTCGCCGTCGGTGGCCCGGACGTCTCGGCCACGACTGATGCGAACGGGACCTACACACTCTCGGGACTCCTACCTGGCCCGTACAACGTGGTCGCCAGTGCCGAGGAGTACAAACCGACCTTTACGACGGCAGTCGTCAGACCCGACAACACGACGACACTCGACCTTGAACTCGACGAGCTGGTCGAGCAGACCTCCAACGAGGCCGAACTCCTGCTTGACGGTGCGCCCAACGGCCTGCAGTCCTACAATGTGACGATCAACATTGCCGATGAGGCAAGTGGAACGCACGACCAGCTCAGGGCACACCTGCTTCCACCGGACACCGTGCAGGTGCTGGAGCGGACGAATACCACGCTTTCGTTCCGGGTTGCCGACCTCGGTGAGACGATCGGGTCCTTCGAGGAGCAGCGGAAACTCACCTCCTTCGAGTTTACCGGGCCGGTCGAAGCGGACGAACTGTCCCTCGAGATCCACGGACTGGTCGACGACAACGGTGATCCGATAAATCAGAGTCGTCTCAGTCTCGAACTGGACCTGCTGTTCGAGAACCCGCTCCCGGGTGCGGCGGCCGACGATCCGCCGCTTGATCCGGACGACGATGGCCTCTTCGAGGATATCGACGGGGACGGTGAGGTCGACTTCACCGACGCCATCTCGCTGGCGTTCGTCGATTACGACGCCCTGTCGGCCGAGCAGCAGGCCGCGCTCGACTTCGACGGTGACGGCGAGGTGACCTTCGCGGACGCGATCGAACTCGCCTTCCAGGTCTAG